The proteins below are encoded in one region of Malaclemys terrapin pileata isolate rMalTer1 chromosome 20, rMalTer1.hap1, whole genome shotgun sequence:
- the FAM98C gene encoding LOW QUALITY PROTEIN: protein FAM98C (The sequence of the model RefSeq protein was modified relative to this genomic sequence to represent the inferred CDS: deleted 1 base in 1 codon), with protein MERRAAGSLGPLSEENFLRLAEAGVQSPEFTALCAQLVAELRTLCPLEEDISPTSGPEDAETFQIELSGLLQELHCPYAALTTGDVTARLGSAHLCLQLLYFLSSELQAARLLSRKRPPSPRQGAGAGTARQELRLINQMLGRPEPAPTCPIPQLLEDIKSKVAEALSALPAGHQEMAPLLRAPLTARQWEALEGIRQALCAEYECRKRMMITRFNVTLQSFHWSERAKAQGSALLAAVSPLRQAESVASGVTLARLLATRADASRIVSTSSGRCRHRTSCAINKVLMGGVPDRGGRPNEIEPPMPTWEKRREGGGGQQRWGRRGKKKK; from the exons GTCCCTGGGGCCGCTCTCCGAGGAGAACTTTCTGCGCTTGGCCGAGGCCGGGGTGCAGAGCCCCGAGTTCACCGCGCTCTGTGCCCAGCTGGTGGCGGAGCTCcgaaccctctgccccctggaggaggacaTCAGTCCCACCAGCG GCCCCGAAGATGCCGAGACCTTCCAGATTGAGTTGAGCGGGCTGCTGCAGGAGCTGCACTGCCCCTACGCCGCGCTCACCACGGGGGACGTGACTGCCCGCCTGGGTAGCGCCCACCTCTGcctccagctgctgt ACTTCCTGAGCTCGGAGCTGCAGGCCGCCCGGCTCCTGAGCCGGAAACGCCCCCCTTCGCCGCGGCAGGGAGCGGGGGCCGGCACTGCCCGGCAGGAGTTGCGGCTTATCAACCAGATGCTGGGCAGGCCGGAGCCGGCCCCgacctgccccatcccccagctcctggaggacaTAAAATCCAAG GTAGCGGAGGCCCTGTCCGCGCTGCCTGCCGGCCACCAGGAGATGGCACCGCTGCTGAGGGCGCCGCTGACGGCTCGGCagtgg gaggcgctggaggggatCCGGCAAGCCCTATGTGCCGAGTACGAATGCCGCAAGCGCATGATGATCACGCGCTTCAACGTCACCCTGCAGTCCTTCCACTGGTCCGAGAGGGCGAAG GCCCAGGGCTCCGCGCTGCTGGCTGCCGTCTCCCCACTGCGGCAGGCAGAGTCGGTCGCCTCCGGCGTCACCCTGGCCCGGCTGCTGGCCACCCGCGCGGACGCCTCGCGCATCGTCAGCACCAGCAGTGGGCGCTGCCGCCACCGGACCAGCTGTGCCATCAACAAG GTGTTGATGGGCGGCGTCCCAGACCGAGGGGGCCGCCCCAATGAGATCGAGCCCCCCATGCCCACCTGGGAGAAGAGGcgcgag ggggggggaggccagCAGCGCTGGGGCCGACGGGGcaagaagaagaaatga
- the RASGRP4 gene encoding RAS guanyl-releasing protein 4 isoform X2, with protein sequence MVNMTLTVHSWVVPSADLARCLLVFYREASGEDQMERRQRICNFVRYWITHHPEAFRLEPQLEEAMGELWQAVQAEGHGQCQPADTTHVWTRKVSYQSSPSCNKKRKVSLLFDHLDAAELAEHLSYLEFKAFCRISYMDYRSYVLHGSVRENLALERSVALCNSISQWVQVMILNRPTPQQRAEVFTKFIRVTQKLRQLQNFNTLMAVVGGLCHSAISRLKDTHALLLHEATKTLAEMTELLSSCCNYSAYRRAYSECTGFKIPIVGVHLKDLVSLHEALPDRLGGQLNLSKLQGLYQQAQELQALQQATPPFAANKDLVHLLTLSLDLYYTDDEIYELSYAREPRCPKSLPATPFKPPVVVEWAPGVAPKPDRFTISKHVQQMVESVFKNYDHDQRGCISPEDFEKIVASFPFSFYGLGKDREGPYSRQEITDYFMRACAVFSKLGLGFLHDFQEATFKKPTFCHSCNGFLWGVSKQGYRCRDCGMSCHKQCKDLVELECKKRFHARAPEGGTHRAATPAATQHPSSGSEEEAFPFPPVGEQAVVLAGVPASRRRTRDAWTQTDGTSPTAEGHEPHGGAGGCSRDQKLLEQLRELEKERNQLLLENLGLHCRNAQLEAENGRLLTGEAEGRRGKAEEGGHGQASLTLLLEGMDSLHLQRDSKA encoded by the exons ATGGTGAACATGACCCTGACCGTGCACAGCTGGGTGGTGCCCTCGGCTGACCTCGCCCGCTGCCTCCTGGTGTT CTACCGGGAGGCGTCTGGGGAGGATCAGATGGAAAGACGCCAACGGATCTGCAACTTTGTCAG gTACTGGATCACGCATCACCCCGAGGCCTTTCGCCTGGAGCCCCAGCTGGAGGAGGCCATGGGCGAGCTCTGGCAGGCCGTGCAGGCCGAGGGCCATGGGCAGTGCCAGCCAGCGGACACGACCCACGT CTGGACCCGCAAGGTCAGCTACCAGAGCAGCCCCAGCTGCAACAAGAAGCGGAAAGTATCTCTGCTCTTCGACCACCTGGACGCGGCAGAGCTGGCCGAGCACCTCAGCTACCTGGAGTTCAAAGCCTTCTGCCGCATCTCG TACATGGATTACAGGAGCTACGTGCTGCATGGCTCCGTGCGGGAAAACCTGGCCCTGGAACGCTCCGTGGCCCTTTGCAACAGCATCTCCCAGTGGGTGCAGGTCATGATCCTCAACCGGCCCACGCCGCAGCAGCGAGCCGAGGTCTTCACCAAATTCATCCGCGTCACACAG aagcttCGCCAGCTGCAGAACTTCAACACGCTGATGGCGGTGGTGGGCGGCCTCTGCCACAGCGCCATCTCCCGCCTCAAGGATACCCACGCCCTGCTGCTGCACGAGGCCACCAAG acgCTGGCGGAGATGACCGAGCTGCTCTCCTCCTGCTGCAACTACAGCGCCTACCGGCGGGCCTACAGCGAGTGCACCGGGTTCAAGATCCCCATCGTGGGGGTGCACCTCAAGGACCTGGTGTCCCTGCACGAGGCCCTGCCCGACCGCCTGGGGGGACAGCTGAACCTCAGCAAGCTACAGGGCCTCTACCAGCAAGCGCAGGAGCTGCAAGCGCTGCAGCAGGCCACGCCGCCCTTCGCCGCCAACAAGGACCTGGTGCACCTGCTCACG ctctccctcgACCTGTACTACACGGACGATGAAATCTACGAGCTCTCGTACGCTCGGGAACCCCGCTGCCCCAAGTCCCTG CCGGCCACCCCCTTCAAGCCCCCCGTGGTGGTGGAGTGGGCGCCGGGCGTGGCCCCCAAACCGGACCGGTTCACCATCAGCAAACACGTCCAGCAGATGGTGGAG tctgtATTTAAGAATTACGACCATGACCAGCGCGGCTGCATCTCCCCTGAGGACTTTGAAAAGATTGTGGCCAGTTTCCCCTTCTCCTTCTACGGCCTGGGGAAAGACCG CGAGGGGCCCTACAGCCGCCAGGAGATCACCGACTACTTCATGCGGGCCTGCGCCGTCTTCTCCAAGCTGGGTCTTGGCTTCCTGCACGACTTCCAGGAGGCCACCTTCAAGAAACCCACCTTCTGCCACAGCTGCAACGGCTTC ctCTGGGGTGTCTCCAAGCAGGGGTACAGATGTCGGG actgTGGCATGAGCTGCCACAAGCAATGCAAGGACCTGGTGGAGCTGGAGTGCAAGAAGAGGTTCCACGCCAGAGCCCCAGAGGGGGGCACGCACCGTGCAGCCACGCCGGCCGCCACGCAGCACCCCAGCTCAG GGTCAGAGGAAGAggccttcccctttcccccgGTGGGCGAGCAGGCAGTGGTGCTGGCGGGGGTACCAGCCAGCCGGCGGCGGACCCGGGACGCCTGGACACAGACGGACGGCACCAGCCCCACGGCGGAGGGCCACGAGCCCCACGGCGGGGCGGGCGGCTGCAGCAGGGACCAGAAGCTCCTGGAGCAGTTGCGGGAGCTGGAGAAG gagcggaaccagctgctgctggagaacCTCGGGCTCCACTGCCGCAacgcccagctggaggcggagaACGGGCGGCTGCTGACGGGCGAGGCCGAGGGGCGCCGGGGCAAGGCGGAGGAGGGGGGGCACGGCCAGGCCTCGCTCACCCTGCTCCTGGAAGGGATGGACTCCCTGCACCTGCAGCGCGACTCCAAGGCATAA
- the RASGRP4 gene encoding RAS guanyl-releasing protein 4 isoform X1 — protein MNRRESKRKSRAECPGPASPGPGKIRQRQNRRRMTCPTPREINTVMASLALGELTKTCSLEQLVEKCLNSFDRDGSLCRSDYMVNMTLTVHSWVVPSADLARCLLVFYREASGEDQMERRQRICNFVRYWITHHPEAFRLEPQLEEAMGELWQAVQAEGHGQCQPADTTHVWTRKVSYQSSPSCNKKRKVSLLFDHLDAAELAEHLSYLEFKAFCRISYMDYRSYVLHGSVRENLALERSVALCNSISQWVQVMILNRPTPQQRAEVFTKFIRVTQKLRQLQNFNTLMAVVGGLCHSAISRLKDTHALLLHEATKTLAEMTELLSSCCNYSAYRRAYSECTGFKIPIVGVHLKDLVSLHEALPDRLGGQLNLSKLQGLYQQAQELQALQQATPPFAANKDLVHLLTLSLDLYYTDDEIYELSYAREPRCPKSLPATPFKPPVVVEWAPGVAPKPDRFTISKHVQQMVESVFKNYDHDQRGCISPEDFEKIVASFPFSFYGLGKDREGPYSRQEITDYFMRACAVFSKLGLGFLHDFQEATFKKPTFCHSCNGFLWGVSKQGYRCRDCGMSCHKQCKDLVELECKKRFHARAPEGGTHRAATPAATQHPSSGSEEEAFPFPPVGEQAVVLAGVPASRRRTRDAWTQTDGTSPTAEGHEPHGGAGGCSRDQKLLEQLRELEKERNQLLLENLGLHCRNAQLEAENGRLLTGEAEGRRGKAEEGGHGQASLTLLLEGMDSLHLQRDSKA, from the exons ATGAAcaggagagagagcaagag gaagTCGCGGGCGGAATGTCCCGGccccgccagccccggccccggcaaGATCCGGCAGCGGCAGAACCGGCGTCGAAtgacctgccccacccccagggagaTCAACACGGTCATGGCCAGCCTGGCGCTGGGCGAGCTCACCAAGACCTGCAGCCTGGAGCAGCTCGTCGAGAAATGTCTCAACTCCTTCG ACCGGGACGGGAGCCTGTGCCGTAGCGACTACATGGTGAACATGACCCTGACCGTGCACAGCTGGGTGGTGCCCTCGGCTGACCTCGCCCGCTGCCTCCTGGTGTT CTACCGGGAGGCGTCTGGGGAGGATCAGATGGAAAGACGCCAACGGATCTGCAACTTTGTCAG gTACTGGATCACGCATCACCCCGAGGCCTTTCGCCTGGAGCCCCAGCTGGAGGAGGCCATGGGCGAGCTCTGGCAGGCCGTGCAGGCCGAGGGCCATGGGCAGTGCCAGCCAGCGGACACGACCCACGT CTGGACCCGCAAGGTCAGCTACCAGAGCAGCCCCAGCTGCAACAAGAAGCGGAAAGTATCTCTGCTCTTCGACCACCTGGACGCGGCAGAGCTGGCCGAGCACCTCAGCTACCTGGAGTTCAAAGCCTTCTGCCGCATCTCG TACATGGATTACAGGAGCTACGTGCTGCATGGCTCCGTGCGGGAAAACCTGGCCCTGGAACGCTCCGTGGCCCTTTGCAACAGCATCTCCCAGTGGGTGCAGGTCATGATCCTCAACCGGCCCACGCCGCAGCAGCGAGCCGAGGTCTTCACCAAATTCATCCGCGTCACACAG aagcttCGCCAGCTGCAGAACTTCAACACGCTGATGGCGGTGGTGGGCGGCCTCTGCCACAGCGCCATCTCCCGCCTCAAGGATACCCACGCCCTGCTGCTGCACGAGGCCACCAAG acgCTGGCGGAGATGACCGAGCTGCTCTCCTCCTGCTGCAACTACAGCGCCTACCGGCGGGCCTACAGCGAGTGCACCGGGTTCAAGATCCCCATCGTGGGGGTGCACCTCAAGGACCTGGTGTCCCTGCACGAGGCCCTGCCCGACCGCCTGGGGGGACAGCTGAACCTCAGCAAGCTACAGGGCCTCTACCAGCAAGCGCAGGAGCTGCAAGCGCTGCAGCAGGCCACGCCGCCCTTCGCCGCCAACAAGGACCTGGTGCACCTGCTCACG ctctccctcgACCTGTACTACACGGACGATGAAATCTACGAGCTCTCGTACGCTCGGGAACCCCGCTGCCCCAAGTCCCTG CCGGCCACCCCCTTCAAGCCCCCCGTGGTGGTGGAGTGGGCGCCGGGCGTGGCCCCCAAACCGGACCGGTTCACCATCAGCAAACACGTCCAGCAGATGGTGGAG tctgtATTTAAGAATTACGACCATGACCAGCGCGGCTGCATCTCCCCTGAGGACTTTGAAAAGATTGTGGCCAGTTTCCCCTTCTCCTTCTACGGCCTGGGGAAAGACCG CGAGGGGCCCTACAGCCGCCAGGAGATCACCGACTACTTCATGCGGGCCTGCGCCGTCTTCTCCAAGCTGGGTCTTGGCTTCCTGCACGACTTCCAGGAGGCCACCTTCAAGAAACCCACCTTCTGCCACAGCTGCAACGGCTTC ctCTGGGGTGTCTCCAAGCAGGGGTACAGATGTCGGG actgTGGCATGAGCTGCCACAAGCAATGCAAGGACCTGGTGGAGCTGGAGTGCAAGAAGAGGTTCCACGCCAGAGCCCCAGAGGGGGGCACGCACCGTGCAGCCACGCCGGCCGCCACGCAGCACCCCAGCTCAG GGTCAGAGGAAGAggccttcccctttcccccgGTGGGCGAGCAGGCAGTGGTGCTGGCGGGGGTACCAGCCAGCCGGCGGCGGACCCGGGACGCCTGGACACAGACGGACGGCACCAGCCCCACGGCGGAGGGCCACGAGCCCCACGGCGGGGCGGGCGGCTGCAGCAGGGACCAGAAGCTCCTGGAGCAGTTGCGGGAGCTGGAGAAG gagcggaaccagctgctgctggagaacCTCGGGCTCCACTGCCGCAacgcccagctggaggcggagaACGGGCGGCTGCTGACGGGCGAGGCCGAGGGGCGCCGGGGCAAGGCGGAGGAGGGGGGGCACGGCCAGGCCTCGCTCACCCTGCTCCTGGAAGGGATGGACTCCCTGCACCTGCAGCGCGACTCCAAGGCATAA